Proteins co-encoded in one Seriola aureovittata isolate HTS-2021-v1 ecotype China chromosome 1, ASM2101889v1, whole genome shotgun sequence genomic window:
- the LOC130169889 gene encoding uncharacterized protein LOC130169889, with protein sequence MMAHSSNPQLLAELRKWCEDVQVDPANALILSNVPTEAVVADITESLEAVKVLGRVRYKSKRLVSLLQQDMILCECQNPVDPKTAPPEIYPLNGGTPWKVTLLTRATSLPDDFTLKVLNLLQSEGKSLNDLQPLFEQSTPTQSDPTSIIRAVGELLEKTMRPPQENNAFRRLRVFSGVMPTPAGEETLENWLEQAQLMLDECDGSGKEKKKRIVESVKGPAFEIIQAVRCNDAEARPEDYLAALENAFGITKSGEDFYFAFRSMQQKSGERLSDYLRRLEKALSKAVQKGGLSSTSRDRARVEQLLRGAASESDILLLQLRLKERLRNPPSFMELLSEIRVEEDQKVTRRNLTTSAHTVRVAEESTARSAEVDALKTQVKALEAKVQQLSVKERPSVLHIDPEVQSLKEQVASLQLLNQLREQAAMQETPITPERDHQRFRAKQPFKPRKSNNTLDGQSVFCYRCGEDGHITKNCSGTDNPSKVISKLIRNNQKLKQTQKGPPANSTGPTGQVGQLKSSFREFSAPADIPKGLVGESSIGKVLIEGQPCDALMDGGSNVSIVFEDYYNKHLSHLPLHSISSLELWGLSQVSYPYKGYIAAEIHFLEDGDQCEPKVVLVLVCPEGNGPEKLPLIVGTNARAFSHAPQSGKVQGDPKLARTMRVSTQLPTQSKSLLPHSDPLAVVKWSGPGPLTVPPGSERSAICKVLCNEKLEDSILLVETPSNGALPAGVLMPSCVLLSTEMDCNRFAVLLKNESAKPKAIPKGTVIAYVHKAEVVTQLQQAETPSGTLDPAIFNFGDSPIPETWKTRLAQKLADRPQVFSLSEWDVGLAKGVEHCIRLKDPSPFRERVRRLAPAEIDEVRKHLQELLAAGIIKESRSPYASPIVIARKKNGKIRMCIDYRTLNLKTIPDQYTLPRIDDALASLTGSRWFSVLDLRSGYYQIAMSEEDKEKTAFICPLGFYQFERMPQGITGAPATFQRLMEKAVGDMNLLQCLVYLDDLIVFGRTLEEHEERLLHVLDRLAEVGLKLSLDKCQFCQPEVKYVGHIVSADGIATDPNKIKAVAQWQPPTHLKSLQSFLGFCGYYRKFIKNYSAIVRPLTDLTKGYPPVRKGTKPAKSDVNDYFRPSEPFGERWTPACADAFRQIIQCLTSAPVLAFADATKPYILHVDASMDGLGAVLNQEYPEGLRPVAFASRKLCQSEKNYPIHQLEFLALKWAVVDKFHDYLYGARFTVRTDNNPLTYVLTTAKLSATGHRWLASLTTYDFDIKYKPGRENVDADWLSRNAMEEDDGWRHIPQSGVKALCRPFSVTQSSKLPDRLIDQLGVPPTVIPPAYALSMPLGVSPLEPLSKEELRTAQDRDPDIGVAKQAMLLCCNEKAAGF encoded by the exons ATGATGGCTCACTCATCCAACCCCCAGTTACTAGCTGAGCTTCGGAAATGGTGTGAAGATGTACAAGTAGATCCAGCCAATGCGTTGATACTGAGTAATGTACCAACAGAGGCAGTTGTAGCTGATATAACAGAGTCACTGGAGGCTGTAAAAGTACTCGGCCGAGTTCGCTATAAATCTAAACGATTAGTCTCACTGCTACAGCAAGACATGATACTCTGTGAGTGCCAAAACCCAGTTGACCCTAAAACAGCTCCCCCTGAGATCTACCCCCTTAATGGTGGAACCCCATGGAAAGTGACCCTTCTCACACGTGCCACCTCATTGCCTGATGACTTCACACTGAAGGTGCTCAACTTACTACAAAGTGAAGGTAAATCACTGAATGATCTCCAACCATTATTTGAGCaaagcacacccacacagtcagACCCAACCTCCATCATTCGTGCTGTGGGAGAGTTGCTGGAAAAAACAATGCGACCCCCACAAGAAAATAATGCTTTCCGCAGGTTACGTGTTTTTTCAGGAGTGATGCCCACACCTGCAGGGGAAGAGACCCTTGAAAACTGGCTAGAGCAGGCCCAGTTAATGCTGGATGAGTGTGACGGTtctggaaaagagaaaaagaaaaggattgtTGAAAGTGTAAAAGGCCCAGCATTCGAGATAATCCAGGCTGTGAGATGCAATGATGCAGAGGCGCGTCCAGAAGATTATTTGGCAGCCCTGGAAAATGCATTTGGGATCACCAAGTCCGgtgaagatttttattttgcattccGATCCATGCAACAGAAGTCAGGTGAAAGGCTATCAGATTACCTGAGGAGATTAGAAAAGGCGTTGTCAAAAGCAGTCCAGAAAGGAGGCCTTTCCTCTACGTCCAGAGACCGAGCACGGGTGGAGCAGCTATTAAGAGGTGCCGCATCAGAATCTGACATCCTGCTACTCCAGTTGCGCTTGAAAGAGAGGTTAAGGAACCCTCCCTCTTTCATGGAGTTACTGAGTGAGATTAGAGTAGAGGAAGATCAGAAGGTAACTAGACGAAATCTCACCACAAGCGCGCACACAGTGCGTGTAGCAGAAGAGAGTACAGCCCGCTCTGCTGAGGTAGATGCTCTTAAGACTCAAGTAAAAGCTTTAGAAGCTAAAGTACAGCAGCTATCAGTCAAAGAGAGACCCTCAGTTTTGCACATTGATCCTGAAGTGCAGTCACTGAAGGAACAAGTGGCTAGTTTGCAACTGTTAAATCAGCTCAGAGAGCAAGCAGCCATGCAAGAGACCCCAATAACACCAGAAAGGGACCACCAAAGGTTTAGAGCAAAGCAGCCCTTTAAACCCAGAAAAAGCAATAACACCTTAGATGGACAGAGTGTATTTTGCTATCGCTGTGGTGAGGATGGCCACATcaccaaaaactgcagtggCACTGACAACCCCTCCAAAGTGATAAGCAAGCTAATCAGAAACAACCAAAAGCTCAAACAAACCCAAAAGGGTCCCCCAGCCAATTCCACTGGACCAACAGGACAGGTAGGCCAACTCAAAAGTAGTTTCCGAGAGTTCAGCGCGCCAGCAGACATCCCTAAAGGCTTAGTGGGTGAATCTAGCATTGGAAAAGTACTAATTGAAGGACAACCATGTGATGCTTTAATGGATGGTGGCTCTAATGTGTCAATTGTTTTTGAAGATTATTATAACAAGCACTTGTCCCATCTACCACTTCACTCCATTTCAAGCCTAGAGCTATGGGGCCTAAGTCAGGTAAGTTACCCCTATAAAGGCTACATTGCAGCTGAGATACATTTTCTCGAAGATGGTGATCAGTGTGAGCCTAAGGTGGTGCTTGTGTTAGTCTGCCCAGAAGGTAATGGCCCTGAAAAGCTGCCACTCATTGTTGGCACCAATGCCCGAGCATTCAGTCATGCCCCGCAGTCAGGTAAAGTTCAAGGTGACCCCAAGTTAGCTCGAACCATGCGTGTAAGTACACAGCTACCTACCCAGTCTAAGTCACTACTCCCTCATAGTGATCCTCTGGCGGTAGTTAAGTGGAGTGGACCTGGACCTCTTACTGTGCCTCCTGGTAGTGAGCGTTCAGCTATTTGCAAAGTGTTGTGTAACGAGAAACTTGAAGATAGCATTCTCTTGGTAGAGACTCCCTCCAACGGAGCCCTTCCCGCTGGAGTGTTAATGCCCTCCTGCGTCCTGCTCTCCACAGAGATGGATTGCAACAGATTTGCTGTATTGTTGAAAAATGAGTCTGCCAAGCCAAAAGCCATCCCCAAAGGCACAGTGATCGCCTATGTGCACAAAGCAGAAGTTGTCacccagctgcagcaggcagagaCCCCATCTGGCACACTTGATCCTGCTATCTTTAATTTTGGTGACTCTCCCATTCCAGAGACTTGGAAAACCCGACTGGCCCAAAAATTGGCTGATCGGCCtcaggttttctccttatccgAGTGGGATGTGGGTTTGGCGAAAGGGGTGGAGCACTGTATTAGGCTGAAAGACCCTAGCCCTTTCCGAGAGAGAGTCAGGCGCCTTGCTCCAGCAGAAATTGATGAAGTCCGCAAACATCTTCAGGAGCTCCTTGCTGCAGGGATTATCAAAGAATCCCGCAGCCCGTACGCCTCTCCCATCGTGATAGCTAGGAAGAAGAATGGTAAGATAAGGATGTGCATTGATTATCGCACCCTTAATCTGAAGACCATACCTGACCAATACACCCTTCCTCGGATTGATGATGCTTTGGCCAGCCTCACAGGAAGCCGTTGGTTTTCTGTACTTGATCTTCGCTCTGGCTACTATCAAATCGCAATGTCCGAGGAGGACAAGGAAAAAACAGCGTTCATTTGCCCGCTTGGTTTTTATCAGTTCGAGCGGATGCCCCAAGGCATCACTGGGGCCCCTGCCACATTCCAGCGATTGATGGAAAAGGCAGTGGGAGATATGAACCTGCTTCAGTGTTTAGTTTACCTTGACGACCTCATTGTGTTTGGTCGCACTCTGGAAGAACACGAAGAACGTCTTCTGCATGTACTTGACCGACTGGCAGAGGTCGGCTTGAAACTTTCATTGGATAAGTGTCAGTTTTGCCAGCCGGAAGTAAAATACGTGGGACATATTGTGTCCGCAGACGGTATTGCGACCGACCCCAACAAAATCAAGGCTGTAGCCCAGTGGCAGCCACCCACCCACTTGAAGTCGCTGCAGTCATTTCTGGGGTTCTGTGGCTATTATCGTAAGTTCATCAAGAACTACTCAGCCATAGTTCGCCCTCTCACTGATTTAACAAAGGGATATCCTCCTGTGAGGAAGGGGACAAAACCCGCCAAATCTGATGTCAATGACTATTTTCGACCATCTGAGCCCTTTGGTGAGCGCTGGACCCCAGCCTGTGCTGATGCTTTTCGCCAAATCATCCAATGTCTTACCAGTGCTCCCGTATTAGCTTTTGCCGATGCAACAAAGCCTTACATCCTACATGTGGATGCCAGCATGGACGGGCTTGGAGCGGTCCTCAATCAAGAATACCCTGAAGGGTTGCGACCTGTGGCATTTGCTAGCCGTAAGTTATGCCAATCAGAGAAAAACTACCCTATCCACCAACTTGAATTTCTGGCCTTGAAGTGGGCCGTAGTGGATAAGTTCCACGATTATCTCTATGGTGCCAGATTCACAGTGAGAACTGACAACAATCCGCTCACCTATGTTCTCACCACGGCGAAGTTGAGCGCTACAGGCCATAGGTGGTTGGCTAGCTTAACTACCTACGACTTTGACATTAAGTACAAGCCTGGCAGAGAAAATGTGGATGCCGATTGGTTGTCCAGGAATGCCATGGAAGAGGACGACGGATGGAGACACATTCCCCAATCAGGTGTTAAAGCTCTCTGTCGCCCCTTTAGTGTCACTCAATCATCTAAGCTACCTGACCGTCTCATAGACCAGTTGGGAGTTCCCCCAACTGTCATCCCCCCTGCTTATGCTTTATCCATGCCGCTCGGCGTGAGTCCTTTGGAACCGCTAAGCAAGGAGGAGCTGCGCACAGCGCAAGACAGGGACCCCGACATCGGTGTTGCCAAACAAGCT ATGTTGCTTTGCTGCAACGAGAAAGCAGCAGGCTTCTGA